The stretch of DNA CGCACCGTGGAGCCGCACCGGAGGGCGAGCCCCGGCGTCGGCTCGGCCGCTCCGCCCTCAGCTCCGGATCGCCGTCGGCACCAGCAGCTCGACGAGAGCCTGGAGCGGCATCGGCCGGGCGATGTGGTAGCCCTGCGCCAGGTCGCAGCCCAGGTCGCGCACGGCGGCCAGGTCCTCCTCGGTCTCGACGCCCTCGGCGACCACCCGCATACCCAGGTTGTGGCCCAGGTCCACGACCGACTCGACGATCGCCGTCCGGACGCGGTCGGTCGCCATGCCCGTCACGAAGCCGCGGTCGATCTTGAGCTCGGCGATCGGCAGGTCGGCGAGGTAGCCGAGCGACGTCTGGCCCTGGCCGAAGTCGTCGATGCTCACGTGCACCCCCGCGCTGTCCAGCTGCTCGAGGACCAGACGTGCTCGCTCGGGGCTGGTGAGCAGGGCCGTCTCGGTCACCTCGACCACCAGCTGCGCGGCCGGCACCGCTGCCGCCTCCAGGGCGGCCATGACCTGGCCCGCGAAGTCCTCGCGCACCACGCTGCGCGCCGACACGTTGACGGCGATCGGGATCGGTCGGCCAAGGCTCGCCAGCCGGGCGGCGTCGGCGAGCGCCGCGCCGAGAACCCACGCGGTGAGACGCTCGATGAGGTCGGTCTGCTCGGCCATCGGCAGGAAGCGGCCCGGCGCGAGGAGGCCGTGCACCGGGTGGTCCCACCGCACCAGCGCCTCGGCCGCCACCACCTCGCCCGAGGCTGCAGCGATCTGCGGCTGGTAGTGCAGCACGAGGTCGCCGTTGCTCAGTGCGTGCGGCAGCTCGGCGATCAGCTCCATGTCGGCGGCGACGAAGTGCTCGAGGGCGGGGGAGTACTCGGCGACCACGGTGTGGTCGCCCTTCGCGGCGTACATCGCCACCTCGGCGCGCTGCATGACCGTCTCGGCGGAGAGCCGGTCGTCACTCAGCGTGAGGTAGCCCACGCTCGGCGCGACCGACAACGGCAGGCCGCCCACCTGCGCCTCGGAGGCGACGACAGCGGCGAGCTCGGCGAGCTCGGCCAGCGGGTCACGGGGCGAGCGCAGCACCAGGCCGAACTCGTCGCCGCCGAGCCGGGAGACCGTGTCGGAGCGGCGCAGGCGCTCCCGCAGCCGGGAGGCGATGATGCCCAGCAGCTCGTCGCCCCGGGAGTGGCCGAGGGTGTCGTTGAGATCCTTGAAGTGGTCGAGGTCCATCATCGCCACGACGACCGGCCGACCCGTCCGAGCCGCCCATCCGGCCGCCTCCTCGACCCGCTGGACGAACAGGGCTCGGTTGGGCAGGCCGGTGAGGGCATCGTGGCGCGCCATCCACTCGTTGGCCGCCAGCTCACGCCGGAGCCTGCGGCTGACCGAGAGCGTGATCACGAAGAGCATCACCGAGAGGCCGGCCAGGCCGAGCGCGAGGTCGCGGTAGAGCACGTGCAGGCTCGCGCGCACGTCGGCCTGGATCGGGGCGTAGGGCAGGTAGGCCTCCAGGACGCCGATCTGCTTGGCCGAGGTGCCGACCGTCAGCGGGAGGTAGACCTCCACGGCGGCGGGACCGACCGGGCCGGAGTCTCCCGGGTCGGCGTTGAGGTGGGTCAGCTGGGCGACCACGTCCCCGTGCGCCGCTGCGACGATCTCGTCGTCATCGTCACCGTACGCCGGCCCCTTCCCCTTTCCCTTCGCCTTCGGATCCTGGGAGAACACCACCGCACCGTGCTCGTCGCGCAGCCGCAGCCGGAGCAACCGCCCGTCGGTCACGGCACGGGTCACCAGGCGGGTCATAGCGGTGCGTTCGCGAGCGGAGAGGCCCTTGCTCAGGGGCTGGCCGTCGAGCTGCGGCGCGACCGCCGTCTGGGCGACCAGCAGCGCCTCGGTCCGCGCCTCGTCCAGACCACGGCTCTGCGCCGTACCCCTGATCCCCAGCGAGAGCCCCAGCCCGAGCAGGAGCACCGGGATCAGGATGAGGACGACGTGGGTCAGCAGCAGCCGGACCGTCGAGCCCGTACGCCGCCGCCGCGGTTCGGTGCTCGGGGACATGGGCGGAGGCTAGTGCACCGCGTCGCCGCCGGGGCGCGTTTCGGCCGGTTGCTGCGCGATCCGGACCGTCGACTCGGGCCTCCGTCCCCGTCGACTCGGGCCTCCGTCCCCGTCGACGCGGGCCTCCGTCCCGTTGCGTCGACACCACCGTGCCGGCGTCGGCCGGCCTAGCGCGGGAGGACCCCGATCACCGGCCGACCGAAGTGGTAGCCCTGGCCGAGGTGGTAGCCGAGCCGGCGCAGGACCTCCGCCTGATGGGCGGTCTCGATCCGCTCGGCGACGAGCCGTACGTCGAGGCTGCGGCCGATGCTCACGATCGCCTCGAGGATCGGAGCCTCGTCGCGGTCCTCGCCGATGGCTCCGACGAGAGCGCCGTCGATCTTGAGCACGTCGATCGGCAGCTGCTCGAGGCGTCGCAGCGAGGAGTAGCCGGAGCCGAAGTCGTCCATGGCGACGAGGACGCCGCGTGCGCGCAGGGCGCGCAGGTTCGCCAGCACCTGGGGTTCCTCGTCGTCGAACGCCCCCTCCGTGATCTCCAGGACCAACAGGTTGGCCGGCATCGACCAGGCATCGAGCAGGGCGATCACCCTCGAGGCGTAGTCGGGGCTGCGCAGCTCCACCGCCGAGGCGTTCACCCCGACCGAGCGCCGCGGCTCGGCACTCGCCATCAGGGTCCGGCAGACAGTCCCCAGCGACCACGCGCCCAGCGCGTGGATCGCCCCGGTGCGCTCGGCCTCGGGGATGAACTGGTCCGGCATGATCAGCCCCTTTTGCGGGTGCTGCCACCGGGCGAGCGCCTCGCAGCCGATCACCTCGCCGGTGGCCAGCTGCACGACGGGCTGGTAGGCGAGCACCATCTCGCCGGCGGCGATGGCGGCCTCCAGCTCGCTGGCCGATCGCGACGGGTCGCCGTAGGCGACGATGCGGTCCCGCCCGGCCGTCTTGGCCTCGTAGAGGGCGACGTCGGCACGGTTCATCAGGATCGAGCCGGAGTCGCCCGGCTGCCAGGCGGCCACGCCGACCGACACTGTCACCTCCGCCGGGGCACCGCTGCGCAGCACGTCGGCGAGATCGGCCGCCCGGCCGAGGGTGCTGTCGGGAAGCAGCAGCGCGAACTCGTCCCCGCCGTACCGGGCGAGGGTGGCCACCGGCGGGATCAGCGGTGCCCAGCTCCGGGCGCATGCGATCAGCAACCGGTCGCCGGCCGGATGGCCCGCAGTGTCGTTGATCTGCTTGAAGCGGTCCACGTCGAGCACCGCGAGGCAGAGCCGGCGACCGTCGCGCTCGGCGCTCCGCAGCGCCTCCTCCAGCCGGCGGTCGAAGCCGCGGCGGCTGGCGAGCCCGGTCAGGAAGTCCCGGTCGGCGGCGCTGGCGGCCCGTGCCAGCCAGGCGACGACGAGTGTCGTCCCGAGCGTGCAGCCCTGGATCAGCACGATCGACCCAGGGGCGATGTCGACGGCCGCGAGGCAGATCGTGCAGGCGGCCTCGGTGACCAGTACGTGCACGAGGCCCTGGGAGAGCGGGAAGAGGAAGACCGCGTTGATGGTGATGAAGAGGAACGGCATGCTCAGCGCGATCGAGGCGGCATCGCCGTGGCCGAGCAGGACCAGCGCACAGATGAGCCCGGTTCCCAGGGCGATGACCGCGTGGTAGGCCCAGCGGGGGAGCCGCCGCCCCGTCGCCAGGATCAGCCCGCCGACGACCACCCCGACCACGCCGATGACGGCGATGCTGCGGACATCGACCCGATCCGAACCCAGCCGCACCGCGGTCCCGATCAGCAGGATCGTGCCACCCAGGAGGTAGAGGCTCGCGGCGGTCCAGCGCAGGGTGTTGATCGTCGCCACCGACGGCGCCTCGCGCCATGCCCGGCTCCGAGCGAGGGAGGAGGGGCTCCACGAGCGGCGCTCTCGATCCATCACCCGGTCAGTGTGGCAGCGCCATGGCGCGGATGCGGTGAGTTCGGCTCTCGGGCCGACGCGTCGGCCGACGGTGCGGGCATCGCGGCTCGCACCGCGGGTAACGGACAGCCGTGATCGACTCCGAGCGGATCCTCCTGGTGACCGGTGCCTCCAGCGGGATCGGCCGCGCGACAGCCCTCGCGGCGGCATCGGCCGGAGCCCACCTCGTCCTCGCAGCGCGTGACCCCGACGCGTTGCAGGAGACGGCCGACGCCTGCGAGTGCGCCGGCGCCGCCTC from Nocardioides sp. BP30 encodes:
- a CDS encoding putative bifunctional diguanylate cyclase/phosphodiesterase, translating into MSPSTEPRRRRTGSTVRLLLTHVVLILIPVLLLGLGLSLGIRGTAQSRGLDEARTEALLVAQTAVAPQLDGQPLSKGLSARERTAMTRLVTRAVTDGRLLRLRLRDEHGAVVFSQDPKAKGKGKGPAYGDDDDEIVAAAHGDVVAQLTHLNADPGDSGPVGPAAVEVYLPLTVGTSAKQIGVLEAYLPYAPIQADVRASLHVLYRDLALGLAGLSVMLFVITLSVSRRLRRELAANEWMARHDALTGLPNRALFVQRVEEAAGWAARTGRPVVVAMMDLDHFKDLNDTLGHSRGDELLGIIASRLRERLRRSDTVSRLGGDEFGLVLRSPRDPLAELAELAAVVASEAQVGGLPLSVAPSVGYLTLSDDRLSAETVMQRAEVAMYAAKGDHTVVAEYSPALEHFVAADMELIAELPHALSNGDLVLHYQPQIAAASGEVVAAEALVRWDHPVHGLLAPGRFLPMAEQTDLIERLTAWVLGAALADAARLASLGRPIPIAVNVSARSVVREDFAGQVMAALEAAAVPAAQLVVEVTETALLTSPERARLVLEQLDSAGVHVSIDDFGQGQTSLGYLADLPIAELKIDRGFVTGMATDRVRTAIVESVVDLGHNLGMRVVAEGVETEEDLAAVRDLGCDLAQGYHIARPMPLQALVELLVPTAIRS
- a CDS encoding putative bifunctional diguanylate cyclase/phosphodiesterase, which produces MDRERRSWSPSSLARSRAWREAPSVATINTLRWTAASLYLLGGTILLIGTAVRLGSDRVDVRSIAVIGVVGVVVGGLILATGRRLPRWAYHAVIALGTGLICALVLLGHGDAASIALSMPFLFITINAVFLFPLSQGLVHVLVTEAACTICLAAVDIAPGSIVLIQGCTLGTTLVVAWLARAASAADRDFLTGLASRRGFDRRLEEALRSAERDGRRLCLAVLDVDRFKQINDTAGHPAGDRLLIACARSWAPLIPPVATLARYGGDEFALLLPDSTLGRAADLADVLRSGAPAEVTVSVGVAAWQPGDSGSILMNRADVALYEAKTAGRDRIVAYGDPSRSASELEAAIAAGEMVLAYQPVVQLATGEVIGCEALARWQHPQKGLIMPDQFIPEAERTGAIHALGAWSLGTVCRTLMASAEPRRSVGVNASAVELRSPDYASRVIALLDAWSMPANLLVLEITEGAFDDEEPQVLANLRALRARGVLVAMDDFGSGYSSLRRLEQLPIDVLKIDGALVGAIGEDRDEAPILEAIVSIGRSLDVRLVAERIETAHQAEVLRRLGYHLGQGYHFGRPVIGVLPR